The window TTCCAGACACCTGTATCTTCCTGAGCAATGTAAAGGGCACACGATTCATCGTCAGCAACGGTACCTTCACAGCCTGCCAGATCCCACTGGCGAACTTTTCTTCCGGATATCTTACCTTTACCATCGTCGAACAACTCAAACTGTTCAATCCCGCCGGTGCCTTTATTCTCCGTAGTTTTTATAAAATAAAATTTATCTGTTTTCTGACTGTGATACAACGTACCGCCGACTCCTTCACCCGTGGCAATCGAGTTGTCATCGACCCTTCTTAATTGGCGAGTTTCCGGTTCGATGGCGAAAACAATGATCCTGTCCCCTTTTTTTCGCTGCAGATATGCCACTATATCTACTTTTTTACCTCCAAGCGGAAAACCATACCTCACATCAATGTTTCCGGGTTTCGGCATTGATAACACCTGAAGAACGCTACCCTCAAGATCATACACAAAAATCTTTTCCGCTGCCTTGTCCGCAGTTATGATAGTACTCTTCGAAGATTCTGTGGGATGAATCCAGATACACATATCATCCTGGTCGATGGAACCTTCCGCAAGCAGCTTCATCGTTG of the Syntrophales bacterium genome contains:
- a CDS encoding phytase, with translation MKALKTLNFRNVKGLLVVLFFVATVYFATTWYLFHPESTNTITPTMKLLAEGSIDQDDMCIWIHPTESSKSTIITADKAAEKIFVYDLEGSVLQVLSMPKPGNIDVRYGFPLGGKKVDIVAYLQRKKGDRIIVFAIEPETRQLRRVDDNSIATGEGVGGTLYHSQKTDKFYFIKTTENKGTGGIEQFELFDDGKGKISGRKVRQWDLAGCEGTVADDESCALYIAQEDTGVWKVGAEPGDPTPGELIIKTWKNGLMFDVEGLTIYKSHAGEGYLMVSNQSRNSVKVYQLGGEDKFLGTFHIDGAIHTDGIDVTNVYLGTRFPKGLFVCHTDQKDSNRCPVLVTPWESIARVLNLKADVSWNPRSETSNISK